The following are from one region of the Vulpes vulpes isolate BD-2025 chromosome 14, VulVul3, whole genome shotgun sequence genome:
- the KIAA0232 gene encoding uncharacterized protein KIAA0232 homolog isoform X8 has protein sequence MSSGIETLVEELCSRLKDLQSKQEEKIHKKLEGSPSPEAELSPTAKDQVEMYYEAFPPLSEKPVCLQEIMTVWNKSKVCSYSSSSSSSTAPPASTDTSSPKDCNSEGEAVRERSSEVPTTAHEKTRSKSKSEKENTFSHGTVEEKPALYKKQIRHKPEGKIRPRSWSSGSSEAGSSSSGHQGELKASVKCVKVRHKTREIRSKKGRNGPSRLSLKASDRAERGVPVGGSSSGSGGGSIKPLCRRGKRPLKDPARRDIGSTEGRDLSLETRNDREYKEEPLWYTEPIAEYFVPLSRKSKLETTYRNRQDTSDLASEAVEELSESVHGLCISNNNIHKTYLAAGTFIDGHFVEMPAVIDEDIDLTGTSFCSLPEDNKYLDDIHLSELTHFYEVDIDQSMLDPGASETMQGESRILNMIRQKSKEKTDFEAECCIVLDGMELQGERAIWTDSTSSAGAEGFFLQDLSNLAQFWECCSSSSGDADGESFGGDSPIRLSPILDSTALNPHLLAGNQELFSDINEGSGINSCFSVFEVQCSNSVLPFSFETLNLGNENTDSSANTLGKTQSRLLIWTKNSAFEENEHCSNLSTRTCSPWSHSEETRSDNETLNIQFEESTQFNTEDINYVVPRVSSNYVDEELLDFLQDETCQQNSRTLGEIPTLVFKKKSKLESVCGIQLEQKAEHKTLETARGCGESGPHGGGYSSGVIKDIWTKMADGASATADVERADEELFPPDVSSYCCCLEVEAEAETLREPHKAVQRSEYRLWEGQKDSLEKRAFVSGELSKVDGGDYTTPSKPWDVAQDKENTFILGGVYGELKTFSSDGEWAVVPPSHAKGSLLQCAASDVVTIAGTDVFMTPGNSFAPGHRQLWKPFVSFEQNDQPRSGENGLHKGFSFIFHEDLLGACGNFQVEDPGLEYSFSSFDLSNPFSQVLHVECSFEPEGIASFSPSFKPKSILCSDSDSEVFHPRICGVDRTQYRAIRISPRTHFRPISASELSPGGGSESEFESEKDEANIPIPSHVDAFEDPQADLQPLEEDAEKEGHYYGKSELESGKFLPRLKKSGMEKSAQTSLDSQEESAGILPVGKQNQCLECSMNESLEIALESSEANCKIMAQCEEEINNFCSCKAGCQFPTYEDNPVSSGQLEEFPVLNTDVQGMNRSQEKQTWWEKALYSPLFPTPECEGLHEGRRLPRFRDGGAGAQRDGHLLSPITECYTNAKGENGIEECPDGKDIPSNEERLLDFNRVSSVYEARCAGERDAGAKSNGFHRKIYSSTSSGSEGSGSEGGGEWADPGEEELFSRTHL, from the exons ATG AGCTCCGGTATCGAGACTTTAGTGGAGGAGCTCTGCTCCAGGCTGAAAGACCTTCAGAGTAAGCAAG AAGAGAAGATTCACAAAAAGTTAGAGGGGTCTCCCTCTCCAGAGGCAGAATTATCCCCTACAGCAAAGGATCAAGTGGAAAT GTACTATGAGGCATTCCCACCACTGTCTGAGAAACCAGTTTGCCTGCAGGAAATCATGACTGTGTGGAACAAGTCTAAAGTCTGTTCTTACTCTAGCTCTTCTTCATCATCCACAGCCCCACCAGCTAGCACAGACACATCCTCCCCCAAGGACTGCAACAGTGAAGGCGAAGCCGTCAGGGAAAGAAGCAGCGAAGTGCCCACCACTGCACACGAGAAAACCCGGAGCAAAAGTAAAAGCGAGAAGGAGAACACATTCAGTCACGGCACAGTGGAAGAAAAGCCTGCTTTGTACAAAAAGCAGATCCGACATAAGCCCGAAGGGAAGATTCGCCCTCGCTCCTGGTCCTCTGGCTCAAGCGAAGCGGGCTCAAGCTCGAGTGGCCATCAGGGAGAGTTAAAAGCATCCGTGAAGTGTGTGAAAGTGAGACACAAGACCCGAGAAATTCGAAGCAAAAAAGGGCGAAATGGGCCAAGTAGGCTGTCGCTGAAGGCCAGCGACAGGGCCGAGAGGGGTGTGCCTGTGGggggcagcagcagtggcagtGGCGGGGGCTCCATCAAGCCGCTCTGCCGGCGTGGGAAGAGGCCCCTGAAGGACCCGGCGAGAAGGGACATTGGAAGCACCGAAGGAAGAGACCTGTCCCTGGAGACCAGAAACGACAGAGAATATAAAGAGGAACCCCTGTGGTATACCGAGCCCATCGCTGagtattttgttcctttgagTAGGAAGAGTAAACTAGAGACCACGTACCGAAACCGACAGGATACGAGCGATCTGGCATCAGAGGCGGTGGAAGAGTTGTCGGAATCAGTGCACGGTCTTTGTATCAGCAACaataatattcataaaacatACCTCGCAGCAGGTACTTTCATTGATGGTCATTTTGTAGAAATGCCTGCAGTTATCGATGAGGATATTGACCTCACTGGGACCTCATTCTGTTCTCTCCCAGAGGACAACAAGTATCTGGATGATATTCATCTATCAGAATTAACACACTTCTATGAAGTGGATATTGATCAATCCATGTTGGATCCTGGTGCCTCAGAAACAATGCAAGGAGAAAGTCGGATCTTGAATATGATTCgacaaaaaagcaaagagaaaacagattttgagGCAGAATGTTGCATAGTGTTAGATGGGATGGAGTTGCAAGGGGAACGTGCAATATGGACAGACTCCACCAGCTCTGCGGGCGCTGAGGGCTTCTTCCTGCAAGACCTCAGCAATCTGGCTCAGTTTTGGGAGTGCTGTTCATCCAGCTCTGGCGATGCCGACGGAGAGAGTTTTGGAGGAGATTCTCCAATTAGACTCTCTCCGATCTTGGACAGCACAGCACTCAATCCGCATTTGCTTGCTGGCAATCAGGAGCTCTTTTCAGATATTAATGAAGGATCTGGCATAAACTCGTGTTTTTCAGTGTTTGAAGTGCAATGCAGTAATTCTGTTCTACCATTTTCGTTTGAAACTCTCAACttgggaaatgaaaatacagattctAGTGCTAATACGCTTGGGAAAACCCAGTCTAGATTGCTAATATGGACCAAAAATAGTGcctttgaagaaaatgaacactGTTCTAATCTTTCAACAAGAACTTGTAGCCCATGGTCCCATTCAGAAGAAACACGTTCAGACAACGAGACATTAAATATTCAGTTTGAAGAGTCCACGCAGTTTAACACAGAAGATATTAATTACGTAGTTCCTAGAGTCTCGTCGAATTATGTAGATGAAGAACTTCTAGATTTTTTGCAAGATGAAACTTGCCAGCAAAACAGTAGAACACTAGGAGAAATTCCCACCTTAGTTTTCAAGAAAAAATCGAAACTAGAATCTGTCTGTGGTATTCAGCTAGAGCAAAAGGCGGAACACAAAACCTTGGAAACTGCACGAGGGTGTGGCGAAAGCGGTCCACATGGAGGTGGCTACAGCTCAGGGGTTATTAAAGACATTTGGACAAAGATGGCAGATGGGGCATCGGCTACGGCAGACGTGGAAAGAGCGGATGAGGAGTTGTTTCCGCCAGACGTCAGTAGCTACTGCTGCTGCCTAGAGGTTGAGGCCGAGGCCGAGACCCTGCGGGAGCCTCACAAGGCTGTGCAGAGGTCCGAGTACCGtctgtgggaggggcagaaagacaGCCTGGAGAAGAGAGCTTTTGTTTCCGGGGAGCTGTCGAAGGTGGACGGTGGAGACTATACCACACCCTCTAAACCTTGGGATGTGGCCCAGGACAAAGAGAACACATTCATTCTCGGAGGAGTTTATGGAGAGCTCAAAACCTTTAGTAGCGATGGGGAGTGGGCCGTCGTGCCGCCCAGCCACGCCAAGGGGAGTCTGTTACAGTGTGCGGCTTCCGACGTGGTGACCATAGCTGGGACAGACGTCTTCATGACCCCAGGGAACAGTTTTGCTCCTGGTCACAGGCAGTTATGGAAGCCCTTTGTGTCATTCGAACAGAACGATCAGCCGAGGAGTGGGGAAAATGGATTACATaaaggattttcttttatcttccatGAAGACCTACTAGGAGCATGTGGTAACTTTCAGGTTGAAGATCCTGGGCTGGAGTACTCCTTCTCTTCCTTCGACTTGAGCAATCCGTTCTCCCAAGTTCTTCACGTTGAGTGTTCGTTTGAACCCGAAGGGATTGCCTCTTTCAGCCCTAGTTTTAAACCGAAATCCATCCTTTGCTCTGATTCAGACAGCGAAGTGTTTCATCCCAGGATATGTGGCGTTGACAGAACCCAGTACCGGGCCATTCGGATCTCTCCCAGGACTCACTTCCGCCCAATTTCGGCATCTGAGCTGTCCCCAGGAGGAGGAAGtgagtcagaatttgaatctGAGAAAGATGAAGCGAATATTCCCATCCCTTCTCACGTTGATGCATTTGAAGACCCACAGGCAGATCTCCAACCGCTGGAAGAAGATGCCGAGAAAGAAGGCCATTACTACGGAAAATCAGAGCTGGAGTCGGGCAAGTTCCTCCCCAGGTTAAAAAAATCTGGCATGGAGAAGAGTGCTCAGACGTCCCTGGATTCTCAGGAGGAATCAGCTGGGATTCTGCCGGTGGGGAAGCAGAATCAGTGTTTGGAATGTAGCATGAATGAATCTCTGGAAATTGCTTTAGAAAGCTCAGAAGCAAATTGTAAAATAATGGCACAATGCGaggaagaaattaataatttttgcaGTTGCAAAGCAGGTTGTCAGTTCCCCACTTATGAAGATAATCCAGTTTCTTCGGGACAGCTGGAAGAG TTTCCCGTATTGAACACTGATGTTCAGGGAATGAATAGGAGTCAAGAGAAGCAGACCTGGTGGGAAAAAGCCTTGtactctcctctctttcctacGCCAGAGTGTGAAG GACTCCATGAGGGCAGACGGTTGCCTCGTTTCAGAGATGGGggagctggggctcagagagatGGTCATCTGCTGAGCCCCATCACTG AATGTTATACAAATGCCAAGGGAGAGAATGGTATAGAAGAGTGTCCAGATGGTAAAGACATACCCAGTAACGAAGAGCGTCTGTTAGATTTTAATAGG GTGTCTTCTGTTTATGAAGCGAGGTGTGCAGGAGAAAGAGATGCCGGAGCAAAATCCAACGGCTTCCACAGGAAGATCTACTCCAGCACCAGCTCCGGCTCAGAGGGCTCCGGCTCAGAGGGCGGAGGCGAGTGGGCGGACCCGGGCGAAGAGGAGCTCTTTTCTCGAACTCATCTCTAA
- the KIAA0232 gene encoding uncharacterized protein KIAA0232 homolog isoform X13, producing the protein MSSGIETLVEELCSRLKDLQSKQEEKIHKKLEGSPSPEAELSPTAKDQVEMYYEAFPPLSEKPVCLQEIMTVWNKSKVCSYSSSSSSSTAPPASTDTSSPKDCNSEGEAVRERSSEVPTTAHEKTRSKSKSEKENTFSHGTVEEKPALYKKQIRHKPEGKIRPRSWSSGSSEAGSSSSGHQGELKASVKCVKVRHKTREIRSKKGRNGPSRLSLKASDRAERGVPVGGSSSGSGGGSIKPLCRRGKRPLKDPARRDIGSTEGRDLSLETRNDREYKEEPLWYTEPIAEYFVPLSRKSKLETTYRNRQDTSDLASEAVEELSESVHGLCISNNNIHKTYLAAGTFIDGHFVEMPAVIDEDIDLTGTSFCSLPEDNKYLDDIHLSELTHFYEVDIDQSMLDPGASETMQGESRILNMIRQKSKEKTDFEAECCIVLDGMELQGERAIWTDSTSSAGAEGFFLQDLSNLAQFWECCSSSSGDADGESFGGDSPIRLSPILDSTALNPHLLAGNQELFSDINEGSGINSCFSVFEVQCSNSVLPFSFETLNLGNENTDSSANTLGKTQSRLLIWTKNSAFEENEHCSNLSTRTCSPWSHSEETRSDNETLNIQFEESTQFNTEDINYVVPRVSSNYVDEELLDFLQDETCQQNSRTLGEIPTLVFKKKSKLESVCGIQLEQKAEHKTLETARGCGESGPHGGGYSSGVIKDIWTKMADGASATADVERADEELFPPDVSSYCCCLEVEAEAETLREPHKAVQRSEYRLWEGQKDSLEKRAFVSGELSKVDGGDYTTPSKPWDVAQDKENTFILGGVYGELKTFSSDGEWAVVPPSHAKGSLLQCAASDVVTIAGTDVFMTPGNSFAPGHRQLWKPFVSFEQNDQPRSGENGLHKGFSFIFHEDLLGACGNFQVEDPGLEYSFSSFDLSNPFSQVLHVECSFEPEGIASFSPSFKPKSILCSDSDSEVFHPRICGVDRTQYRAIRISPRTHFRPISASELSPGGGSESEFESEKDEANIPIPSHVDAFEDPQADLQPLEEDAEKEGHYYGKSELESGKFLPRLKKSGMEKSAQTSLDSQEESAGILPVGKQNQCLECSMNESLEIALESSEANCKIMAQCEEEINNFCSCKAGCQFPTYEDNPVSSGQLEEIGKKETEGRSEILHTTAILLRFLFPVLNTDVQGMNRSQEKQTWWEKALYSPLFPTPECEECYTNAKGENGIEECPDGKDIPSNEERLLDFNRVSSVYEARCAGERDAGAKSNGFHRKIYSSTSSGSEGSGSEGGGEWADPGEEELFSRTHL; encoded by the exons ATG AGCTCCGGTATCGAGACTTTAGTGGAGGAGCTCTGCTCCAGGCTGAAAGACCTTCAGAGTAAGCAAG AAGAGAAGATTCACAAAAAGTTAGAGGGGTCTCCCTCTCCAGAGGCAGAATTATCCCCTACAGCAAAGGATCAAGTGGAAAT GTACTATGAGGCATTCCCACCACTGTCTGAGAAACCAGTTTGCCTGCAGGAAATCATGACTGTGTGGAACAAGTCTAAAGTCTGTTCTTACTCTAGCTCTTCTTCATCATCCACAGCCCCACCAGCTAGCACAGACACATCCTCCCCCAAGGACTGCAACAGTGAAGGCGAAGCCGTCAGGGAAAGAAGCAGCGAAGTGCCCACCACTGCACACGAGAAAACCCGGAGCAAAAGTAAAAGCGAGAAGGAGAACACATTCAGTCACGGCACAGTGGAAGAAAAGCCTGCTTTGTACAAAAAGCAGATCCGACATAAGCCCGAAGGGAAGATTCGCCCTCGCTCCTGGTCCTCTGGCTCAAGCGAAGCGGGCTCAAGCTCGAGTGGCCATCAGGGAGAGTTAAAAGCATCCGTGAAGTGTGTGAAAGTGAGACACAAGACCCGAGAAATTCGAAGCAAAAAAGGGCGAAATGGGCCAAGTAGGCTGTCGCTGAAGGCCAGCGACAGGGCCGAGAGGGGTGTGCCTGTGGggggcagcagcagtggcagtGGCGGGGGCTCCATCAAGCCGCTCTGCCGGCGTGGGAAGAGGCCCCTGAAGGACCCGGCGAGAAGGGACATTGGAAGCACCGAAGGAAGAGACCTGTCCCTGGAGACCAGAAACGACAGAGAATATAAAGAGGAACCCCTGTGGTATACCGAGCCCATCGCTGagtattttgttcctttgagTAGGAAGAGTAAACTAGAGACCACGTACCGAAACCGACAGGATACGAGCGATCTGGCATCAGAGGCGGTGGAAGAGTTGTCGGAATCAGTGCACGGTCTTTGTATCAGCAACaataatattcataaaacatACCTCGCAGCAGGTACTTTCATTGATGGTCATTTTGTAGAAATGCCTGCAGTTATCGATGAGGATATTGACCTCACTGGGACCTCATTCTGTTCTCTCCCAGAGGACAACAAGTATCTGGATGATATTCATCTATCAGAATTAACACACTTCTATGAAGTGGATATTGATCAATCCATGTTGGATCCTGGTGCCTCAGAAACAATGCAAGGAGAAAGTCGGATCTTGAATATGATTCgacaaaaaagcaaagagaaaacagattttgagGCAGAATGTTGCATAGTGTTAGATGGGATGGAGTTGCAAGGGGAACGTGCAATATGGACAGACTCCACCAGCTCTGCGGGCGCTGAGGGCTTCTTCCTGCAAGACCTCAGCAATCTGGCTCAGTTTTGGGAGTGCTGTTCATCCAGCTCTGGCGATGCCGACGGAGAGAGTTTTGGAGGAGATTCTCCAATTAGACTCTCTCCGATCTTGGACAGCACAGCACTCAATCCGCATTTGCTTGCTGGCAATCAGGAGCTCTTTTCAGATATTAATGAAGGATCTGGCATAAACTCGTGTTTTTCAGTGTTTGAAGTGCAATGCAGTAATTCTGTTCTACCATTTTCGTTTGAAACTCTCAACttgggaaatgaaaatacagattctAGTGCTAATACGCTTGGGAAAACCCAGTCTAGATTGCTAATATGGACCAAAAATAGTGcctttgaagaaaatgaacactGTTCTAATCTTTCAACAAGAACTTGTAGCCCATGGTCCCATTCAGAAGAAACACGTTCAGACAACGAGACATTAAATATTCAGTTTGAAGAGTCCACGCAGTTTAACACAGAAGATATTAATTACGTAGTTCCTAGAGTCTCGTCGAATTATGTAGATGAAGAACTTCTAGATTTTTTGCAAGATGAAACTTGCCAGCAAAACAGTAGAACACTAGGAGAAATTCCCACCTTAGTTTTCAAGAAAAAATCGAAACTAGAATCTGTCTGTGGTATTCAGCTAGAGCAAAAGGCGGAACACAAAACCTTGGAAACTGCACGAGGGTGTGGCGAAAGCGGTCCACATGGAGGTGGCTACAGCTCAGGGGTTATTAAAGACATTTGGACAAAGATGGCAGATGGGGCATCGGCTACGGCAGACGTGGAAAGAGCGGATGAGGAGTTGTTTCCGCCAGACGTCAGTAGCTACTGCTGCTGCCTAGAGGTTGAGGCCGAGGCCGAGACCCTGCGGGAGCCTCACAAGGCTGTGCAGAGGTCCGAGTACCGtctgtgggaggggcagaaagacaGCCTGGAGAAGAGAGCTTTTGTTTCCGGGGAGCTGTCGAAGGTGGACGGTGGAGACTATACCACACCCTCTAAACCTTGGGATGTGGCCCAGGACAAAGAGAACACATTCATTCTCGGAGGAGTTTATGGAGAGCTCAAAACCTTTAGTAGCGATGGGGAGTGGGCCGTCGTGCCGCCCAGCCACGCCAAGGGGAGTCTGTTACAGTGTGCGGCTTCCGACGTGGTGACCATAGCTGGGACAGACGTCTTCATGACCCCAGGGAACAGTTTTGCTCCTGGTCACAGGCAGTTATGGAAGCCCTTTGTGTCATTCGAACAGAACGATCAGCCGAGGAGTGGGGAAAATGGATTACATaaaggattttcttttatcttccatGAAGACCTACTAGGAGCATGTGGTAACTTTCAGGTTGAAGATCCTGGGCTGGAGTACTCCTTCTCTTCCTTCGACTTGAGCAATCCGTTCTCCCAAGTTCTTCACGTTGAGTGTTCGTTTGAACCCGAAGGGATTGCCTCTTTCAGCCCTAGTTTTAAACCGAAATCCATCCTTTGCTCTGATTCAGACAGCGAAGTGTTTCATCCCAGGATATGTGGCGTTGACAGAACCCAGTACCGGGCCATTCGGATCTCTCCCAGGACTCACTTCCGCCCAATTTCGGCATCTGAGCTGTCCCCAGGAGGAGGAAGtgagtcagaatttgaatctGAGAAAGATGAAGCGAATATTCCCATCCCTTCTCACGTTGATGCATTTGAAGACCCACAGGCAGATCTCCAACCGCTGGAAGAAGATGCCGAGAAAGAAGGCCATTACTACGGAAAATCAGAGCTGGAGTCGGGCAAGTTCCTCCCCAGGTTAAAAAAATCTGGCATGGAGAAGAGTGCTCAGACGTCCCTGGATTCTCAGGAGGAATCAGCTGGGATTCTGCCGGTGGGGAAGCAGAATCAGTGTTTGGAATGTAGCATGAATGAATCTCTGGAAATTGCTTTAGAAAGCTCAGAAGCAAATTGTAAAATAATGGCACAATGCGaggaagaaattaataatttttgcaGTTGCAAAGCAGGTTGTCAGTTCCCCACTTATGAAGATAATCCAGTTTCTTCGGGACAGCTGGAAGAG attgggaagaaagaaacagagggaagAAGCGAGATTCTACATACCACTGCCATATTGCTTCGCTTCCTA TTTCCCGTATTGAACACTGATGTTCAGGGAATGAATAGGAGTCAAGAGAAGCAGACCTGGTGGGAAAAAGCCTTGtactctcctctctttcctacGCCAGAGTGTGAAG AATGTTATACAAATGCCAAGGGAGAGAATGGTATAGAAGAGTGTCCAGATGGTAAAGACATACCCAGTAACGAAGAGCGTCTGTTAGATTTTAATAGG GTGTCTTCTGTTTATGAAGCGAGGTGTGCAGGAGAAAGAGATGCCGGAGCAAAATCCAACGGCTTCCACAGGAAGATCTACTCCAGCACCAGCTCCGGCTCAGAGGGCTCCGGCTCAGAGGGCGGAGGCGAGTGGGCGGACCCGGGCGAAGAGGAGCTCTTTTCTCGAACTCATCTCTAA